A single window of Rhizobium indicum DNA harbors:
- the pstS gene encoding phosphate ABC transporter substrate-binding protein PstS, whose product MERFFRQVHRVTTAAAGFAGLAAVVASLFIAPAARAEPIRGAGSTFAAPIIAKWAEIYEKARMDDGDFSSPDWTVDYELVGSLAGLMRLDQPELGFAATDVPVSHDELLKHGRQQFPIVLGSVAIAVNLDGIDKGRINLTGPLLANIYLGKIQSWADPAIKAINPEISLPDQKIRPVTRKDGSGTTFMFTEFLSSASPEWKAAHGADTLIAWPVGTSVEGTGDLIRAVQATKGAIAYADFGQVERANLPYAAVQNKSGQFVKPGPDGVRAAASTASWDEAKDFSVSLTDQPGEAAYPISGATFAVVPMTGQAPNRYRRVHDFFRLAFETGSKDAEVLGYVPLPPQLVSQIVKYWLKQDASASQ is encoded by the coding sequence ATGGAACGTTTTTTTCGGCAAGTCCACAGAGTGACGACCGCCGCCGCCGGCTTTGCCGGACTTGCGGCAGTTGTGGCATCACTCTTCATCGCTCCTGCAGCCAGGGCCGAGCCCATTCGCGGCGCCGGCTCCACTTTCGCGGCACCCATCATCGCGAAGTGGGCGGAAATCTACGAGAAGGCGCGGATGGATGACGGCGACTTCAGCTCACCCGACTGGACGGTAGACTACGAGCTCGTCGGTTCGCTGGCAGGTCTGATGCGCCTTGATCAGCCGGAGCTGGGTTTCGCTGCGACCGATGTGCCTGTTTCCCATGACGAGCTTTTAAAGCATGGCCGCCAGCAGTTTCCGATCGTGCTCGGCAGCGTGGCGATTGCCGTTAACCTTGACGGTATCGACAAGGGCCGTATCAACCTGACTGGCCCGCTGCTTGCGAATATCTATCTCGGCAAGATCCAGTCGTGGGCTGACCCTGCCATCAAGGCGATCAACCCGGAGATCAGCCTTCCCGATCAGAAAATCAGGCCGGTTACCCGCAAGGACGGATCAGGCACCACCTTCATGTTCACCGAATTCCTGTCCTCGGCAAGCCCGGAATGGAAGGCGGCACATGGAGCGGATACGCTGATCGCGTGGCCTGTGGGGACGAGTGTCGAGGGAACCGGGGATCTCATTCGCGCGGTGCAGGCAACCAAGGGGGCGATCGCCTATGCCGATTTTGGCCAGGTCGAGCGTGCAAACCTGCCCTATGCCGCTGTTCAGAACAAATCGGGCCAGTTCGTAAAACCGGGACCGGATGGCGTGCGGGCTGCCGCCAGCACCGCCTCATGGGATGAAGCGAAAGATTTTTCGGTGTCGCTCACGGATCAACCGGGAGAGGCGGCCTATCCGATCAGCGGGGCGACATTTGCTGTCGTTCCAATGACGGGACAGGCGCCCAATCGCTATCGCCGCGTGCATGATTTTTTCCGTCTGGCGTTCGAGACAGGCAGCAAGGATGCCGAGGTGCTGGGCTATGTGCCTTTGCCGCCGCAGCTCGTCAGTCAGATCGTCAAATACTGGCTGAAGCAGGATGCATCCGCGAGCCAGTAA
- a CDS encoding DUF72 domain-containing protein yields MTKSGTIRTGIGGWTFEPWRGHFFPGDLKQKDELNYASRQLKVIEVNGTYYSTQKPAVFAKWAADVPDGFIFSLKATRFVTNRRVLAEAGESMERFLSSGISELGDHLGPLLWQFAPTKRFDSDDFEAFLKLLPAKQDGLALRHVVEVRHDSFKVPEFVALLSKYGVAPVCAEHFEYPMIADVTADFVYARLQKGSDDIPTCYPEKDLRAWANRLETWAEGKVPDDLPLIDGDRKVKTEPRDVFAFMIHEGKVNAPHGAIALQQALAK; encoded by the coding sequence ATGACGAAATCCGGCACTATCCGCACCGGCATCGGCGGCTGGACCTTCGAGCCCTGGCGCGGGCATTTCTTTCCCGGTGACCTGAAGCAGAAGGACGAGCTGAACTATGCCAGCCGCCAGCTGAAGGTGATCGAGGTCAACGGCACCTATTACAGCACGCAGAAGCCCGCGGTCTTCGCCAAATGGGCGGCTGACGTGCCCGACGGTTTCATCTTTTCGCTGAAGGCGACACGTTTCGTCACCAATCGGCGGGTGCTTGCCGAAGCCGGTGAATCGATGGAGCGGTTCCTATCATCGGGCATCAGCGAACTCGGCGATCATCTCGGGCCGCTGCTGTGGCAGTTCGCACCGACGAAGAGGTTCGATTCGGATGATTTCGAAGCCTTCCTGAAGCTGCTGCCGGCAAAACAGGATGGGTTGGCGCTCCGCCACGTGGTCGAGGTGCGGCACGATTCCTTCAAGGTGCCGGAGTTCGTGGCGCTGCTTTCGAAATACGGCGTGGCTCCGGTCTGCGCTGAACATTTCGAATATCCGATGATCGCCGACGTGACGGCCGATTTCGTCTATGCGCGGCTGCAGAAGGGCTCGGACGATATTCCGACCTGCTACCCGGAAAAGGACCTGAGGGCCTGGGCAAACCGGCTGGAGACATGGGCCGAGGGCAAGGTTCCTGATGACCTGCCGCTGATCGATGGAGATCGCAAGGTAAAGACCGAGCCGCGCGACGTCTTCGCCTTCATGATCCATGAGGGCAAGGTCAATGCGCCGCACGGGGCGATCGCCCTGCAGCAGGCGCTGGCGAAATAG
- a CDS encoding magnesium and cobalt transport protein CorA, whose product MSVAASYLYRNGRRVEAVPFEAASIPATDNEFIWIGLHKPSRDELLLLQGRFGLHELSIADALSSLQMPKLSVYDDQLFVIAKTAQLEGDHITYGETAIFVGKRYIITVRNGSERGHGELRGRLETSPQTLCHGTDYILHAILDFIIDGYLPIVRTIEDSVLEMERKMLDAFLDRNQIARIFKLRREVILFQRVLDAMLDLCGKLYHLDLPSLDKEAKPYFRDALQHMHRVETMVASLRDVITSVFEASNLIEQQRQGTITRQLAAWAAILAVPTAIAGIYGMNFDNMPELKTSYGYFVVLAVIAVMCIALFIRFKRARWI is encoded by the coding sequence ATGAGCGTTGCCGCATCCTATCTCTATCGCAACGGACGGCGGGTCGAAGCCGTACCTTTCGAGGCGGCCTCCATTCCGGCGACGGACAACGAATTCATCTGGATCGGGCTGCACAAGCCTAGCCGGGACGAGCTCCTGCTGCTGCAAGGCCGTTTTGGCCTTCACGAACTCTCGATCGCCGATGCGCTCAGCTCTCTGCAGATGCCGAAGCTCAGCGTTTATGACGACCAGCTGTTCGTGATCGCAAAGACGGCACAGCTCGAGGGGGACCATATCACCTACGGGGAAACCGCAATTTTCGTCGGCAAGCGCTATATCATCACCGTCCGCAATGGGTCTGAGCGCGGGCACGGAGAGCTGCGCGGCCGGCTAGAGACATCGCCGCAGACGCTCTGCCATGGCACCGACTACATTCTGCATGCCATTCTCGATTTCATTATCGACGGCTATCTTCCCATCGTGCGCACAATCGAGGATTCCGTTCTCGAGATGGAACGAAAAATGCTCGATGCGTTTCTCGACCGCAACCAGATCGCCCGCATTTTCAAGTTGCGCCGGGAAGTCATTCTGTTTCAGCGGGTGCTGGATGCGATGCTGGACCTTTGCGGCAAGCTCTACCATCTCGACCTGCCGTCGCTTGACAAGGAAGCGAAGCCCTATTTCCGCGATGCGCTTCAGCACATGCACCGTGTCGAGACGATGGTTGCAAGCTTGCGCGACGTGATCACATCGGTTTTCGAAGCGAGCAATCTGATTGAACAGCAAAGACAGGGCACAATCACAAGGCAGCTGGCGGCCTGGGCTGCCATTCTCGCCGTTCCGACGGCGATCGCCGGCATTTACGGCATGAATTTCGACAATATGCCCGAGCTGAAAACCAGCTACGGCTATTTTGTCGTTTTGGCAGTCATCGCTGTCATGTGCATCGCACTTTTCATCCGTTTCAAGCGCGCCCGCTGGATATGA
- a CDS encoding P-II family nitrogen regulator: MKKIEAIIKPFKLDEVKEALQEVGLQGITVTEAKGFGRQKGHTELYRGAEYVVDFLPKVKVEVVLADENAEAVIDAIRKAAQTGRIGDGKIFVSNVEEVIRIRTGETGIDAI; encoded by the coding sequence ATGAAAAAGATCGAAGCGATCATTAAGCCTTTCAAGCTGGACGAAGTGAAGGAAGCCCTTCAGGAAGTTGGCCTGCAGGGTATCACGGTCACGGAAGCCAAGGGTTTCGGCCGTCAGAAGGGCCACACGGAACTCTACCGCGGAGCTGAATACGTCGTCGATTTCCTGCCGAAGGTCAAAGTCGAGGTCGTACTGGCCGACGAGAACGCGGAGGCCGTTATCGATGCGATCCGCAAGGCGGCGCAGACCGGCCGCATCGGCGACGGAAAGATCTTCGTCTCCAACGTCGAAGAGGTTATCCGCATCCGCACCGGCGAGACCGGCATCGATGCCATCTGA
- a CDS encoding Na/Pi cotransporter family protein: MNIDIFKDILVPVIGGLGIFMLGLEFMSNGIQALSVNKMRAFLARAAGTPIKGVIAGTLITGVIQSSTAMTVMVVGLVNAGVVGLRPAISVIMGANIGTTLGNGLIALPLGPLGLIFAGVFSLVYCFAKSERIRNVALACMGFALIFYGLNLMTGGLRPLRNIPEVMDVLSTLTADSYYNLIKCVLIAAGVTAMIHSSSATIGIVMGLGAAGVLDWTTAVAFSLGADLGTTITSWIASLNLSKNAKRAAYAHMSFNIIGVCITVPLFFVSIDVLAWAMQWFGGDPGVPVVVEGKETFPLVPVAVGLYSTFFNVFNTALLFPFVSVFERVLSRIGRIDAEDVEDYSTPKFLDRRLTSDFARAVPAVQQETARHLQAGAMFLDIARSAKSAPSDPGEHYLATDILSRDIRDYTASLMKEDLPYEQLDLVASLIEEADFTAALTESMHQVARRVKREKFSEPALAIVNLALSKLDASLQDIMPDYGVVRPSMPAGHVSLPNVTELREQTLALGPNAGAAERGTILALLGSVERAEILIRRIDEERKSVNRQSVLSRASQKRERQARPPLDEGGLSPMPAE; this comes from the coding sequence ATGAACATCGACATTTTCAAGGATATTCTTGTGCCTGTTATCGGCGGGCTGGGGATATTCATGCTCGGTCTGGAGTTCATGTCGAACGGCATCCAGGCACTCTCCGTCAACAAGATGCGCGCATTTCTCGCGAGAGCCGCAGGCACGCCGATCAAGGGCGTCATCGCGGGAACGCTCATCACCGGTGTCATCCAGTCATCGACGGCAATGACGGTCATGGTCGTCGGCCTCGTCAATGCCGGCGTTGTCGGATTGCGTCCGGCGATCAGCGTCATCATGGGTGCCAACATCGGGACGACGCTCGGAAACGGCCTGATCGCCTTGCCGCTCGGTCCTCTTGGCCTGATCTTTGCGGGCGTTTTTTCGCTGGTCTACTGCTTTGCCAAGAGCGAGCGAATCCGCAACGTCGCACTTGCCTGCATGGGCTTCGCGCTGATTTTCTACGGTCTCAATTTGATGACCGGCGGCCTTCGGCCGCTGCGCAACATTCCGGAGGTCATGGACGTTCTGTCGACGCTGACCGCCGACTCCTATTATAACCTGATCAAATGCGTGCTGATCGCCGCCGGCGTCACTGCGATGATCCACTCCTCGTCGGCGACGATCGGTATCGTCATGGGGCTCGGAGCGGCCGGTGTCCTTGACTGGACGACGGCGGTTGCCTTCTCGCTGGGTGCGGATCTCGGAACCACGATCACCTCCTGGATTGCCTCGCTCAATCTGTCGAAGAACGCCAAACGCGCTGCCTATGCCCATATGTCCTTCAATATTATCGGCGTCTGCATCACTGTGCCCTTGTTCTTCGTCTCGATCGACGTTCTGGCATGGGCGATGCAGTGGTTCGGCGGCGATCCCGGCGTTCCGGTCGTGGTCGAGGGCAAGGAGACATTTCCGCTGGTTCCGGTCGCTGTCGGTCTCTATTCGACCTTCTTCAACGTCTTCAACACGGCGCTGCTGTTTCCCTTCGTCAGCGTCTTCGAACGTGTCTTGTCGCGCATCGGCCGTATCGACGCCGAGGATGTGGAAGATTATTCGACCCCGAAATTCCTCGATCGCAGGCTCACAAGCGACTTCGCGCGGGCCGTTCCGGCCGTCCAGCAGGAGACCGCGCGTCATCTGCAGGCCGGCGCAATGTTCCTGGATATTGCCCGATCCGCCAAGTCGGCGCCATCAGATCCGGGCGAACACTATCTTGCCACCGATATCCTCAGCCGTGACATTCGCGATTATACCGCATCGCTGATGAAGGAGGATCTGCCTTACGAGCAACTCGATCTGGTCGCCAGCCTGATCGAGGAGGCGGATTTCACTGCTGCGTTGACGGAATCGATGCACCAGGTCGCGCGGCGCGTGAAGCGTGAAAAATTCAGCGAACCCGCTTTGGCGATCGTCAATCTGGCACTGAGCAAGCTCGATGCCTCTTTGCAGGATATCATGCCCGACTATGGCGTGGTTCGTCCCTCCATGCCGGCCGGCCATGTCAGCCTTCCCAATGTCACCGAACTGCGGGAACAGACACTGGCACTTGGCCCGAATGCCGGCGCAGCCGAACGCGGCACTATCCTGGCGCTTCTCGGCTCGGTCGAGCGCGCGGAGATCCTGATCCGCCGCATCGACGAGGAGCGCAAATCCGTGAACCGGCAGAGCGTTCTGTCGCGGGCTTCGCAGAAACGGGAACGGCAGGCACGTCCTCCGCTGGACGAGGGCGGCTTGAGCCCGATGCCGGCTGAATAA
- a CDS encoding DUF808 domain-containing protein — protein sequence MSVGLIALLDDIAALAKVAAASLDDIAGQAAKAGAKAAGVVIDDAAVTPRYVTGFSAARELPIIGKIALGSLKNKLLILLPAALILSLVAPQAITPLLMIGGLYLCYEGVEKVYALVLPHAAHAHETALETTSLDAKSVEDQKVAGAIKTDFILSAEIMAITLAAVPSGSMFTQALILAVVGLGITVLVYGGVALIVKADDLGLMLARVRTASAMGAFSRAIGKGLVTGMPYFLKVLGIVGTAAMIWVGGGIIVHGLEAYGIGGPAHLIHDAGEATAHAIPVLASVLRWIVEAAGAGIVGIVAGLIAIPVAGYAVSPIWRYLKSFLPRRRKEALADGKK from the coding sequence ATGAGTGTTGGCCTGATCGCCCTTCTTGATGATATCGCGGCTTTGGCCAAGGTGGCTGCGGCGTCGCTCGACGATATTGCCGGCCAGGCTGCCAAGGCAGGCGCGAAAGCGGCCGGCGTCGTCATTGATGATGCGGCAGTCACACCCCGCTACGTCACCGGATTTTCGGCAGCGCGCGAATTGCCGATCATCGGCAAGATCGCGCTCGGCTCGCTGAAGAACAAGCTTCTGATCCTGCTTCCCGCGGCGCTGATCCTGAGCCTTGTCGCACCGCAGGCGATCACACCGCTGCTGATGATCGGCGGACTTTATCTCTGCTACGAGGGTGTGGAAAAAGTCTACGCACTGGTGCTGCCGCATGCAGCTCACGCCCATGAAACGGCACTTGAGACGACAAGCCTCGATGCCAAATCGGTAGAAGACCAAAAGGTCGCCGGTGCCATCAAGACGGATTTCATCCTGTCGGCCGAAATCATGGCGATTACGCTCGCCGCAGTGCCGTCTGGCAGCATGTTCACGCAGGCCCTCATCCTAGCCGTTGTTGGATTGGGCATCACGGTCTTGGTCTATGGCGGCGTGGCGCTTATCGTGAAGGCTGATGATCTCGGTCTGATGCTGGCACGTGTGCGGACGGCATCTGCGATGGGCGCCTTCTCGCGTGCGATCGGAAAGGGGCTTGTCACAGGCATGCCTTATTTTCTGAAAGTGCTCGGCATTGTCGGAACGGCCGCCATGATCTGGGTCGGCGGCGGCATCATCGTTCATGGCCTCGAAGCCTATGGTATCGGCGGCCCTGCGCATCTGATCCATGATGCCGGCGAGGCGACGGCGCATGCTATTCCCGTTCTGGCATCCGTGCTGCGCTGGATCGTCGAGGCCGCAGGAGCGGGCATCGTCGGTATCGTCGCCGGCTTGATCGCAATCCCGGTCGCAGGCTACGCTGTCTCGCCGATATGGCGGTACCTCAAATCGTTCCTGCCGCGCCGCCGGAAAGAGGCGTTGGCGGACGGGAAGAAATGA
- a CDS encoding GNAT family N-acetyltransferase — MTMRPASPDDLETIATLTSAAYRPYSELFGAPPIPVTEDYTPRIERGEVWLCEIGGQTAGLVVVEQHADHLMLFSIAVSPAFQGAGHGLAMLRWLEGKAREWAVPEIRLYTNARMERNIALYSAFGFRETGRRPNPYRSGWTLVDMTKEINAA; from the coding sequence ATGACGATGAGACCAGCGTCGCCCGATGATCTGGAAACGATCGCGACGCTGACGTCAGCCGCCTATCGGCCCTATAGCGAGCTGTTCGGCGCTCCGCCGATCCCGGTGACGGAGGATTACACGCCGCGGATCGAACGCGGCGAGGTCTGGCTGTGCGAGATCGGCGGGCAAACGGCCGGCCTGGTGGTCGTCGAGCAGCACGCCGATCACCTCATGCTGTTCAGCATCGCGGTCTCGCCGGCCTTTCAGGGTGCCGGGCATGGGCTGGCGATGCTGCGCTGGCTGGAGGGCAAGGCGCGGGAATGGGCCGTGCCGGAGATCCGGCTCTACACCAATGCGCGGATGGAGCGGAACATCGCGCTCTACAGCGCCTTCGGTTTTCGGGAAACGGGTCGCCGGCCGAACCCTTATCGGTCAGGATGGACACTCGTCGACATGACCAAAGAGATCAATGCGGCCTGA
- a CDS encoding NAD(P)H-hydrate dehydratase, which yields MNKHLSDLLLTPAEMAAVDAAAAASGIDSFGLMERAGAAVAAAALRLHPGALRFVVFCGPGNNGGDAYVAARHLQGSRARVALFHVGDPSRLKGDAARARAGCVLQGQNLDLYRPENGDVVIDGLFGAGLGREVSADVRALIGRVTEAAIPVLAIDLPSGLDGRTGKVLGAAFRACNTITFMTRKPGHLLMPGRELCGELEVFDIGIPARIVRAEASGVIAENTPDAWKGALPAEQLETHKYKRGHLVVFSGEADKTGAARMSAISGLKAGAGLVTIAAPRAAMAANAAHLTAVMLHAIDDEADLGDWLSDKRLQTFVLGPGFGIGARARGFVSALADRHLVLDADGISSFKDDPQQLFDLFRGEPRLVLTPHEGEFARLFPDIGGDDGLGKVDKAVAAARRANAAIIYKGADTVIAASDGRALINTNAPVWLATAGSGDVLAGIIGGLLAQGLPAFEAAAAGVWLHGEAGQRAGKGLTAEELAAEVLPL from the coding sequence ATGAACAAACATCTGTCCGATCTTCTTCTCACGCCTGCCGAAATGGCCGCTGTCGACGCGGCTGCGGCCGCATCCGGCATTGACTCCTTCGGCCTGATGGAGAGGGCAGGTGCCGCGGTCGCGGCTGCTGCTCTGCGCCTTCATCCCGGAGCGTTGCGCTTCGTCGTCTTCTGCGGACCCGGCAACAATGGCGGCGACGCCTATGTCGCCGCACGTCATCTGCAGGGGAGCAGGGCGAGGGTGGCGCTCTTCCACGTCGGCGATCCCTCCAGGCTGAAGGGCGATGCCGCCCGCGCCCGGGCCGGTTGCGTGCTCCAGGGGCAAAACCTCGACCTCTACCGGCCGGAAAACGGCGACGTCGTCATCGATGGCCTGTTCGGGGCGGGGCTTGGCCGCGAAGTGTCGGCCGATGTGCGCGCGCTGATCGGCCGCGTCACCGAGGCCGCTATTCCCGTGCTTGCCATCGATCTGCCCTCCGGTCTTGATGGTCGCACCGGCAAGGTGCTGGGTGCCGCCTTCCGGGCCTGCAACACCATCACCTTCATGACCCGCAAGCCCGGCCATCTGCTGATGCCGGGCAGGGAGCTTTGCGGTGAATTGGAGGTCTTCGACATCGGTATCCCCGCCCGCATCGTCAGGGCTGAGGCAAGCGGCGTCATCGCCGAGAACACGCCGGATGCCTGGAAGGGTGCGCTGCCGGCCGAGCAACTGGAAACCCACAAATACAAGCGCGGTCATCTGGTCGTCTTCTCAGGTGAGGCCGACAAGACGGGTGCGGCGCGCATGTCGGCGATCTCGGGCCTTAAGGCCGGCGCCGGCCTAGTGACGATCGCCGCCCCCCGCGCGGCGATGGCCGCCAATGCCGCGCATCTGACCGCCGTCATGCTGCATGCCATCGACGACGAGGCCGACCTCGGCGACTGGCTCTCCGACAAGCGGCTGCAGACCTTCGTCCTCGGCCCCGGTTTCGGCATCGGCGCCAGGGCGCGCGGCTTCGTCTCGGCCCTTGCCGATCGTCATCTGGTGCTCGATGCCGACGGCATCTCCTCGTTCAAGGACGATCCGCAGCAGCTGTTTGATCTTTTCCGGGGTGAGCCGCGTCTGGTGCTGACGCCGCACGAGGGTGAATTCGCGCGGCTCTTTCCCGATATCGGCGGCGACGATGGGCTCGGCAAGGTGGACAAGGCTGTGGCCGCCGCCCGCCGCGCCAATGCCGCGATTATCTACAAGGGCGCCGATACCGTCATCGCAGCATCTGATGGACGTGCGCTCATCAATACCAACGCTCCCGTCTGGCTTGCCACCGCCGGTTCAGGCGACGTGCTTGCCGGCATCATCGGCGGCTTGCTCGCCCAGGGCCTACCGGCCTTCGAGGCCGCGGCTGCCGGCGTCTGGCTGCACGGCGAGGCCGGCCAACGCGCCGGCAAAGGGCTGACGGCGGAGGAACTCGCAGCCGAGGTATTGCCGCTTTAG
- the uvrA gene encoding excinuclease ABC subunit UvrA — translation MSELKTISIRGAREHNLKSIDLDLPRNKLIVMTGLSGSGKSSLAFDTIYAEGQRRYVESLSAYARQFLEMMQKPDVDQIDGLSPAISIEQKTTSRNPRSTVGTVTEIYDYMRLLFARVGVPYSPATGLPIESQTVSQMVDRILDFGEGTRLYILAPLVRGRKGEYKKELAELMKKGFQRVKVDGQFYEIAEAPVLDKKYKHDIDVVVDRIVVRSDVSARLADSLETCLKLADGLAVAEFADKPLPPEETSAGGSANKSLNETHERVLFSEKFACPVSGFTIPEIEPRLFSFNNPFGACPTCDGLGAQQKIDPDLIVPEPERTLRDGAIAPWAKSTSPYYNQTLEALGKHYGFKLGTRWNDLSDEAKDVILNGTNDKIEFHYADGARSYTTQKNFEGIITNLERRWKETDSAWAREDIERFMSAAPCPSCNGFRLKPEALAVKIDTLHIGEVTGMSIRVARDWFETLPASFNAKQNEIAVRILKEIRDRLRFLNDVGLEYLSLSRNSGTLSGGESQRIRLASQIGSGLTGVLYVLDEPSIGLHQRDNARLLDTLKHLRDIGNTVIVVEHDEDAIMTADDVVDIGPAAGIHGGQVIAHGTPQDIMANPKSLTGKYLSGELGVPVPDERRKPKKGREIKVVGARGNNLKNVTASIPLGVFTAVTGVSGGGKSTFLIETLYKSAARRVMGARENPADHDRIDGFEHIDKVIDIDQSPIGRTPRSNPATYTGAFTPIRDWFAGLPEAKARGYQPGRFSFNVKGGRCEACQGDGVIKIEMHFLPDVYVTCDVCHGKRYNRETLNVTFKQRSIADVLDMTVEEGVDFFAAVPAVRDKLQALKDVGLGYIKVGQQANTLSGGEAQRVKLAKELSKRSTGRTLYILDEPTTGLHFHDVAKLLEMLHELVNQGNSVVVIEHNLEVIKTADWVLDFGPEGGDGGGEIVATGTPEAIVKEKRSYTGHFLKELLERRPAKKAVAAE, via the coding sequence ATGAGCGAACTGAAGACGATCTCCATCCGCGGCGCGCGCGAGCATAATCTCAAGAGCATCGATCTCGATCTGCCGCGTAACAAGCTGATCGTCATGACCGGGCTTTCGGGTTCCGGCAAATCCTCGCTCGCCTTCGACACGATCTATGCCGAGGGCCAGCGGCGCTATGTCGAGAGCCTGTCGGCCTATGCCCGGCAATTCCTCGAAATGATGCAGAAGCCAGATGTCGACCAGATCGACGGGCTGTCGCCGGCAATCTCGATCGAGCAGAAGACGACCTCGCGCAATCCGCGCTCGACGGTCGGCACCGTTACCGAGATCTACGACTACATGCGCCTGCTCTTTGCCCGCGTCGGCGTTCCCTATTCGCCGGCGACCGGCCTGCCGATCGAAAGCCAGACCGTCAGCCAGATGGTCGACCGCATCCTGGATTTCGGCGAGGGCACCCGTCTTTATATCCTTGCGCCGCTCGTGCGCGGGCGCAAGGGCGAATACAAGAAGGAACTGGCGGAGCTGATGAAGAAGGGCTTCCAGCGCGTCAAGGTCGACGGGCAGTTCTACGAGATCGCCGAGGCGCCGGTGCTCGACAAGAAATACAAGCACGACATCGACGTGGTGGTCGACCGCATCGTCGTGCGCTCGGATGTCTCCGCGCGCCTGGCGGACAGTCTGGAGACCTGCCTGAAGCTTGCCGACGGGCTGGCGGTCGCCGAATTCGCCGACAAGCCGCTGCCGCCGGAAGAGACGTCGGCCGGCGGCTCGGCCAACAAGTCGCTGAACGAGACGCATGAACGCGTGCTGTTTTCGGAGAAGTTTGCCTGCCCGGTCTCCGGCTTCACCATTCCGGAGATCGAACCCAGGCTCTTCTCCTTCAACAATCCCTTCGGCGCCTGCCCGACCTGCGATGGCCTCGGTGCTCAGCAGAAGATCGATCCGGATCTGATCGTGCCCGAGCCCGAGCGGACGCTGCGCGACGGGGCGATCGCGCCCTGGGCCAAGTCGACCTCGCCCTATTACAATCAGACGCTGGAAGCGCTCGGCAAACATTACGGCTTCAAGCTCGGTACCCGCTGGAACGATCTTTCCGACGAGGCCAAGGACGTCATCCTCAACGGCACCAACGATAAGATCGAATTCCACTATGCCGACGGCGCCCGCTCCTACACGACGCAGAAGAATTTCGAAGGCATCATCACCAATCTCGAGCGCCGCTGGAAAGAGACCGATTCCGCCTGGGCGCGCGAGGATATCGAGCGCTTCATGTCGGCCGCCCCCTGCCCTTCCTGCAACGGCTTCCGCCTGAAGCCCGAGGCCTTGGCGGTGAAGATCGACACTCTGCATATCGGCGAAGTGACCGGTATGTCGATCCGCGTCGCCCGCGACTGGTTCGAGACGCTGCCGGCAAGCTTCAATGCCAAGCAGAACGAGATCGCCGTGCGCATCCTCAAGGAAATCCGCGACCGGCTGCGCTTCCTCAACGATGTCGGCCTGGAATATCTCAGCCTGTCGCGCAATTCCGGCACCTTGTCGGGCGGCGAAAGCCAGCGCATCCGGCTTGCCTCGCAGATCGGCTCGGGGCTGACCGGCGTGCTCTACGTGCTCGATGAGCCGTCGATCGGCCTGCATCAGCGCGACAATGCCCGGCTGCTCGACACGCTGAAGCACCTGCGCGACATCGGCAACACCGTCATCGTCGTCGAACATGACGAGGATGCGATCATGACGGCCGACGACGTCGTCGATATCGGCCCGGCGGCCGGCATTCACGGCGGCCAGGTCATCGCCCATGGTACGCCGCAGGACATCATGGCCAATCCGAAGTCACTGACCGGCAAATATCTCTCCGGCGAACTCGGCGTTCCCGTTCCCGACGAACGTCGCAAGCCAAAGAAGGGCCGCGAGATCAAAGTGGTCGGCGCGCGCGGCAACAATCTGAAGAACGTCACGGCGTCGATTCCGCTCGGCGTGTTCACAGCGGTGACCGGCGTTTCCGGCGGCGGCAAATCCACCTTCCTGATCGAGACGCTCTATAAATCGGCAGCACGCCGCGTCATGGGCGCGCGTGAAAACCCGGCCGATCACGACCGCATCGACGGCTTCGAGCATATCGACAAGGTGATCGACATCGATCAATCGCCGATCGGCCGCACGCCGCGCTCGAACCCGGCAACTTATACCGGCGCCTTCACGCCGATCCGCGACTGGTTCGCCGGCCTGCCGGAGGCCAAGGCACGCGGCTACCAGCCGGGCCGTTTCTCCTTCAACGTCAAGGGCGGACGCTGCGAGGCCTGCCAGGGCGACGGCGTCATCAAGATCGAGATGCACTTCCTGCCTGATGTCTACGTCACCTGCGACGTCTGCCACGGCAAGCGCTACAATCGCGAGACACTCAACGTCACCTTCAAACAGAGGTCGATCGCCGACGTGCTCGACATGACGGTGGAGGAAGGCGTCGATTTCTTCGCGGCGGTGCCTGCGGTGCGCGACAAGCTGCAAGCGCTGAAGGATGTCGGTCTCGGCTACATCAAGGTCGGCCAGCAGGCCAATACGCTCTCCGGCGGCGAGGCCCAACGCGTCAAGCTTGCCAAGGAGCTGTCGAAACGCTCGACGGGACGTACGCTCTACATTCTCGACGAACCGACGACCGGTCTGCATTTCCACGACGTCGCCAAGCTGCTCGAAATGCTGCACGAACTGGTCAACCAGGGTAACTCGGTGGTGGTGATCGAACACAATCTCGAAGTCATCAAGACGGCCGATTGGGTGCTCGATTTCGGCCCCGAAGGCGGCGACGGCGGCGGCGAGATCGTCGCGACCGGCACGCCCGAAGCGATCGTCAAGGAGAAGCGGTCCTATACCGGACACTTCCTGAAGGAATTGCTGGAACGGCGGCCGGCGAAGAAGGCGGTTGCGGCGGAATGA